From one Sulfurimonas sp. HSL-3221 genomic stretch:
- a CDS encoding glycosyltransferase — protein MKKLLYITDQQEYADHGTIAPLFGHYLKKYLQVSIVYYTRYKDSFQYKGDDCIVPEEKLHSIIGYLDEEGVDVGSFDFILVRNRFDILRRVLAHRARYGYRVGFRLSFPKNETAYAAMMAKYKRALLPSLALKYKRSRERKLIEACDLFLPSSAMLASGLYPALALPTFPLPAGIDPARVAGPKNGAAAPRRFIYVGSLDPLRRFETLLDAFAALTHLEWSLDISTFDPTYLKTILKEYPMLSGRFRILQAANLSELGRQIGACDVGLAMMPALPIFAMTLPAKVMDYYAAGVPALLTDTPKNRDRLRDGDEAFFCAFDAAAIAAKLETLIRSDAAHLALVREQGLERLLGAGRSYDVMAEQLYRRLTAL, from the coding sequence ATGAAAAAGCTGCTCTACATCACGGACCAGCAGGAGTACGCCGACCACGGCACCATCGCCCCGCTCTTTGGACACTATCTCAAAAAATACCTGCAGGTCTCGATCGTCTACTACACCCGCTACAAGGACAGCTTCCAGTACAAAGGCGACGACTGTATCGTCCCCGAGGAGAAGCTGCATTCGATCATCGGCTACCTCGACGAAGAGGGGGTGGATGTCGGTAGCTTCGATTTTATCCTCGTGCGCAACCGCTTCGATATTCTCCGTAGGGTGCTCGCCCACCGTGCGCGCTACGGCTACAGGGTCGGTTTCCGCCTCTCCTTCCCCAAGAACGAAACAGCCTACGCCGCCATGATGGCCAAATACAAACGCGCACTCCTGCCCTCCCTCGCCCTGAAGTACAAGCGCAGCCGGGAGCGGAAACTGATCGAAGCCTGCGATCTTTTCCTCCCCTCTTCGGCGATGCTGGCCTCGGGGCTCTACCCTGCCCTGGCGCTGCCGACGTTCCCCCTGCCCGCCGGCATCGATCCGGCGCGCGTCGCGGGCCCCAAAAACGGCGCTGCCGCCCCGCGGCGCTTTATCTACGTCGGCTCCCTCGACCCGCTACGTCGTTTCGAAACGCTGCTCGACGCCTTTGCCGCGCTTACCCACCTGGAGTGGTCCCTGGATATCTCCACCTTCGACCCCACCTATCTCAAAACAATCCTCAAAGAGTACCCGATGCTCTCCGGGCGCTTCCGGATACTGCAGGCGGCCAACCTTTCGGAGCTGGGACGCCAGATCGGCGCCTGCGATGTCGGCCTGGCCATGATGCCCGCCCTGCCGATCTTTGCCATGACCCTTCCGGCAAAGGTGATGGACTACTACGCCGCCGGCGTACCGGCACTGCTCACCGACACCCCCAAGAACCGCGACCGGCTGCGCGACGGAGATGAAGCCTTCTTCTGCGCTTTCGATGCCGCCGCCATCGCCGCGAAGCTCGAAACCCTGATCCGCAGTGATGCCGCGCATCTTGCCCTGGTCCGCGAACAGGGGCTGGAGCGGCTGCTCGGAGCGGGACGCTCCTACGACGTCATGGCCGAACAGCTCTACCGCCGCCTCACCGCGCTCTGA
- a CDS encoding pyrimidine/purine nucleoside phosphorylase, producing MSTFENVSVQKEANVYFGGNVTSRTLTLPDGSVLTLGIMLPGEYEFGTGKPELMEIYDGELDILLPGESAWQTIHGGQSFNVGGDSKFQVRVKSITDYCCTYLDA from the coding sequence ATGTCTACATTTGAAAATGTCAGTGTCCAGAAAGAGGCCAACGTCTACTTCGGAGGGAACGTCACGAGCCGGACGCTTACCCTGCCTGATGGCAGCGTCTTAACCCTCGGTATCATGCTGCCGGGCGAATATGAGTTCGGCACGGGCAAACCGGAGCTGATGGAGATTTACGACGGGGAGCTGGATATCCTGCTGCCGGGCGAGAGCGCGTGGCAGACGATCCACGGCGGCCAGAGTTTCAATGTCGGGGGCGACAGCAAGTTCCAGGTCCGTGTCAAAAGCATCACGGACTACTGCTGCACCTATCTCGACGCGTAA
- a CDS encoding DJ-1 family glyoxalase III, producing the protein MPKKVLVPLAEGFEEIEAVAVIDVLRRGGIDVLVRSLDDAMEVEGAHGLVVKAEAPIGTLGADDIDMIVLPGGGGGTKRLAEHAGVQALLGEMDAKGKPIGAICAAPIALNAAGVLKPNYTAYPGVEKEIRTEGFQGERAAVVEDANVMTSRGPGTAICFGLEIVKKLAGESAYENVKRGVLADYCA; encoded by the coding sequence ATGCCGAAAAAAGTATTGGTCCCGCTGGCCGAGGGATTTGAAGAGATCGAAGCCGTTGCCGTCATCGACGTGCTGCGCCGCGGCGGAATCGACGTTCTCGTACGTTCATTGGACGATGCGATGGAGGTCGAAGGAGCGCATGGCCTTGTCGTCAAGGCCGAAGCGCCCATTGGAACGCTGGGCGCAGACGATATCGATATGATCGTCCTGCCCGGCGGGGGCGGCGGCACGAAACGCCTTGCAGAACATGCCGGTGTTCAGGCGCTGCTGGGGGAGATGGATGCCAAGGGCAAGCCGATCGGTGCTATCTGCGCGGCGCCGATCGCCCTCAATGCCGCCGGTGTGCTGAAGCCGAATTATACGGCCTATCCCGGTGTCGAGAAAGAGATACGGACGGAGGGGTTTCAGGGAGAGCGCGCTGCGGTCGTGGAAGATGCGAACGTCATGACGTCGCGCGGTCCCGGGACCGCTATCTGTTTCGGTCTCGAGATCGTGAAGAAACTGGCGGGGGAGTCCGCCTATGAGAACGTAAAACGCGGCGTGCTCGCCGATTACTGCGCCTAG
- the efp gene encoding elongation factor P has translation MATIGMGDIKKNVRLEIAGVPYKVVEFQHVKPGKGAAFVRMKVKSFTNGKVIEKTVHAGDKFEVPNMEHKTMQYLYDDGEMLQFMDNESYEQLGLLYEQCEDAMKWLKDGTNVEIVFHNGQAISVDAPDTMELVVTETPPNFKGDTSSGSKKPATLETGAVVQVPYHVLEGDTIKVNTVDGEYVEKVK, from the coding sequence ATGGCAACAATCGGTATGGGTGACATCAAGAAAAACGTACGCCTCGAGATCGCGGGCGTTCCTTACAAAGTCGTGGAGTTCCAGCACGTCAAACCGGGCAAGGGCGCGGCATTTGTGCGTATGAAAGTCAAAAGCTTCACGAACGGCAAGGTGATCGAGAAGACGGTCCATGCCGGCGACAAGTTCGAAGTGCCGAATATGGAGCACAAAACGATGCAGTACCTCTACGACGACGGCGAAATGCTGCAGTTCATGGACAACGAGAGTTACGAGCAGCTCGGCCTGCTGTATGAGCAGTGCGAAGATGCGATGAAGTGGCTCAAAGACGGTACCAACGTGGAGATCGTTTTCCATAACGGCCAGGCGATCTCCGTCGATGCGCCGGATACGATGGAACTCGTCGTTACCGAAACCCCGCCGAACTTCAAAGGCGATACGTCAAGCGGCTCCAAGAAGCCGGCGACACTGGAGACGGGTGCCGTCGTACAGGTCCCCTATCATGTGCTCGAAGGCGATACGATCAAAGTCAACACCGTTGACGGCGAGTATGTCGAAAAAGTAAAATAA